In Capsicum annuum cultivar UCD-10X-F1 chromosome 7, UCD10Xv1.1, whole genome shotgun sequence, one genomic interval encodes:
- the LOC107856780 gene encoding uncharacterized protein LOC107856780: MSYLSRVWVATTVAVVNSHADHGQKLKSGIKSLNHSTKRFSSSSSASSGAGADGLRPMSGMLGSDVGGFIGGGKGEDKRRQADESLRQVMYLSCWGQS; the protein is encoded by the coding sequence atGAGTTACCTTAGCCGTGTTTGGGTTGCCACCACCGTCGCCGTCGTGAACAGCCACGCCGATCACGGCCAGAAATTGAAGTCTGGCATCAAATCCCTCAACCACAGCACAAAACgcttctcttcctcttcttctgcTTCCTCCGGCGCCGGAGCCGATGGTCTCCGGCCGATGTCCGGTATGTTAGGATCGGACGTCGGCGGGTTTATTGGAGGTGGAAAAGGCGAAGATAAGAGGAGACAAGCTGATGAGTCACTCCGGCAAGTTATGTACTTGAGCTGCTGGGGGCAAAGCTGA